The following are encoded together in the Arcobacter aquimarinus genome:
- the trxA gene encoding thioredoxin, with protein MGKYIELTAANFEETTKEGVSMVDFWAPWCGPCRMIAPVIEELAADFDGKAKICKVNTDEEQDLAVKYGIRSIPTILFVKNGEVVDTMVGASSKQAFTDKINSLL; from the coding sequence ATGGGAAAATATATTGAATTAACAGCTGCAAATTTTGAAGAAACAACAAAAGAAGGTGTTTCTATGGTAGATTTCTGGGCTCCATGGTGTGGACCTTGTAGAATGATTGCTCCTGTTATTGAAGAGTTAGCTGCAGATTTTGATGGAAAAGCAAAAATTTGTAAAGTTAATACTGATGAAGAGCAAGATTTAGCAGTAAAATATGGAATTAGATCAATTCCAACTATTTTATTTGTTAAAAATGGAGAAGTTGTAGATACTATGGTTGGAGCTTCTTCTAAGCAAGCATTTACAGATAAAATTAATTCTTTATTATAA